The Mucilaginibacter mallensis genome has a segment encoding these proteins:
- a CDS encoding glycosyltransferase family 117 protein — MKYNRINNLLGWLCFVIASATYILTLERSVSFWDCGEFIACAYRLQVSHQPGYPLFAMLGKAFSLLSLGDRNKVPYFANMGSALASGATIMFLFWTITAMAKKMLTAGNKALDETRTGLIMSAGLVGALAFTYTDTFWFSAVEYIVFAWSSLCTALVFWAILKWEAHADEPGADKWIIFIAYVMGLSIGIHLLNLLTIPALVLVYYFRRYKNINLKTGIVAFLISIGILALVQYGIRGYTVAVAANLDLFFVNTLGFGFGSGAIFFLVLLISLLAFGIWYSIRHKKPMLNLAFLCVVFIYFGYSSFIYIPIRATAGTNLNNAHPSDAFTLYGYLNRIQYGETPLLYGPLFDAKIIDEKESGNLYRKGKTNYEVIGKQQNYIYDHNTLLPRMWTTQGSEGFEQDSQFYKDWLQLADGQAPTFADNMKFMFSWQMYQMYWRYFMWNFAGRYSDDDIEGQTNMNGVGGNWTTGIFDNAKNLPQYILHGTTYTPLYALPLILGLLGMAYHIKRSKRDALIIALLFFFTGLAIVLYVNQAGVQPRERDYSYVGSFYAFAIWIGLGVIALANIAQKRMSLKYATIGATVICLLVGPVLLASKEWKDHDRSTKLTAHDMAYDYLMSCPKNAILFDFGDNDTYSLWADQEVLNVRPDVRIVNLSLLSGDWSIKQMQRKINEADALPITMPYDKYKAGVRDMLPYNDAKIPGFVEVKDVFDFLTSDDKRTQVEYQDGTSSNYLPTKNLKLTVNADEVIKNNVVPTAQQNMIADTIKWKFPGNYVTKEKLAILDMITHNHWKRPICFTTSIGEENLFGLDQYLYKEGFVYHLMPLKPEPSVRDQQSKTNSLVMYANMMNKFKWGNYKTAKYLDQQSTQVFFPQLVNSFADLAVGLMKDGRNDLALQTIHKFDSVAPNINPNYSAAQGKVSIADTSFKLNDIALGNRLINSVDGYITDQLNYNYYLLQNNTAQLSYRDVQIGLQFLNGMAGVAKDNNQTELNSKLIAQVTDYESKFSSILKR; from the coding sequence ATGAAATACAATAGAATAAACAACCTTTTAGGCTGGCTCTGCTTTGTTATAGCCTCAGCAACTTACATTTTAACTTTAGAACGCTCTGTTAGCTTTTGGGATTGCGGCGAGTTTATTGCTTGCGCCTATCGCCTGCAGGTTTCGCACCAGCCGGGCTATCCGCTGTTTGCTATGCTGGGAAAAGCATTCTCGCTGCTATCATTAGGCGATAGGAATAAAGTGCCGTATTTTGCTAATATGGGATCGGCGCTGGCTAGTGGGGCAACTATTATGTTCCTGTTTTGGACCATTACAGCGATGGCTAAAAAAATGCTGACAGCCGGCAATAAAGCTTTAGATGAAACCCGCACCGGGCTGATCATGAGCGCAGGCTTGGTTGGCGCGCTGGCATTCACCTATACCGATACCTTTTGGTTTTCGGCAGTAGAATATATTGTGTTCGCATGGTCGTCATTATGTACCGCTTTAGTTTTTTGGGCGATATTAAAATGGGAAGCCCATGCCGATGAACCCGGCGCTGATAAATGGATCATATTTATTGCTTATGTAATGGGCCTTTCAATAGGCATACACCTGCTTAACTTATTAACCATACCTGCGTTGGTGCTGGTATATTATTTCCGCAGGTATAAAAACATCAACCTGAAAACAGGTATTGTAGCATTTTTAATCAGCATAGGTATACTGGCACTGGTACAATATGGTATAAGGGGTTATACCGTTGCAGTAGCAGCCAATTTGGATCTGTTTTTTGTGAACACTTTAGGCTTTGGATTTGGTAGCGGGGCTATCTTCTTCCTGGTGTTACTTATAAGTCTGCTGGCATTTGGCATCTGGTACAGTATCCGCCACAAAAAGCCGATGCTTAACCTGGCATTTTTATGCGTGGTGTTTATTTATTTCGGCTACAGCTCCTTTATATATATACCCATCAGGGCCACAGCCGGTACCAATCTTAATAACGCGCACCCCAGCGACGCCTTTACACTTTATGGCTATTTAAACCGCATACAATACGGCGAAACACCTTTATTATACGGACCACTGTTTGATGCCAAAATAATTGATGAAAAAGAAAGCGGCAATCTTTACCGCAAGGGCAAAACCAATTACGAAGTTATAGGCAAACAGCAGAATTATATATATGACCATAATACCCTACTGCCCCGCATGTGGACCACACAGGGCAGCGAAGGCTTTGAGCAGGATTCACAGTTTTATAAGGATTGGCTGCAATTAGCCGATGGACAAGCGCCTACGTTTGCTGATAACATGAAATTTATGTTCAGCTGGCAGATGTACCAGATGTACTGGCGCTACTTTATGTGGAACTTTGCTGGCCGTTACAGTGATGATGATATTGAGGGCCAAACCAATATGAACGGTGTTGGCGGCAACTGGACCACCGGCATTTTTGATAACGCTAAAAACCTGCCGCAATACATATTACACGGCACCACCTATACCCCGCTTTATGCTTTGCCACTAATATTAGGCTTACTGGGTATGGCCTACCATATTAAACGCAGTAAAAGGGACGCATTGATCATTGCGCTGTTGTTCTTCTTCACAGGATTGGCTATTGTATTATATGTGAACCAGGCTGGCGTACAGCCCCGCGAGCGGGATTACTCTTATGTAGGTTCGTTTTATGCTTTTGCTATATGGATAGGTTTGGGGGTTATCGCGTTAGCTAATATCGCCCAAAAAAGAATGAGCTTAAAATATGCTACTATTGGCGCTACGGTTATATGCCTGCTGGTTGGCCCTGTGTTATTGGCCAGCAAAGAATGGAAAGACCACGACCGATCAACCAAACTTACCGCGCACGATATGGCCTATGATTACCTGATGAGTTGCCCTAAGAATGCTATTTTGTTTGATTTTGGCGATAATGACACCTACTCGCTATGGGCCGACCAGGAAGTATTAAACGTTAGGCCTGACGTGCGTATTGTTAATTTGAGCTTGCTGAGCGGCGATTGGTCGATAAAACAGATGCAACGGAAAATTAATGAAGCCGATGCATTACCTATCACCATGCCTTATGATAAATATAAAGCAGGCGTGCGCGATATGCTACCTTATAACGATGCTAAAATTCCGGGCTTTGTGGAGGTTAAGGATGTATTTGATTTTTTAACATCAGATGATAAACGTACACAGGTTGAATACCAGGACGGTACCAGCAGCAATTATCTGCCTACAAAAAACCTGAAGCTTACCGTGAATGCTGACGAGGTTATTAAAAATAACGTAGTGCCCACAGCGCAGCAAAATATGATTGCCGATACCATTAAATGGAAATTCCCGGGTAATTATGTTACCAAGGAGAAACTGGCCATACTGGATATGATAACGCATAACCACTGGAAAAGGCCCATCTGCTTTACTACGTCAATTGGCGAGGAAAACCTGTTCGGCTTAGATCAATACCTATACAAGGAGGGGTTTGTTTATCACCTGATGCCGCTAAAACCAGAGCCATCTGTTCGCGACCAGCAATCAAAAACAAATAGCCTGGTGATGTATGCCAACATGATGAATAAATTTAAATGGGGTAATTATAAAACAGCAAAATATCTTGATCAGCAATCAACACAGGTATTTTTCCCGCAGCTGGTTAACTCATTTGCCGATCTGGCTGTTGGACTGATGAAGGATGGTCGTAATGACCTGGCCCTGCAAACCATCCACAAGTTTGATAGTGTAGCGCCAAATATCAATCCTAACTATTCGGCCGCGCAAGGCAAAGTATCTATTGCCGATACCTCGTTTAAGCTGAATGACATTGCCTTGGGCAACCGCTTAATTAATAGTGTTGATGGCTATATTACTGATCAGCTTAATTACAACTATTACCTGCTGCAAAACAACACGGCCCAGTTAAGCTACCGCGATGTGCAGATCGGCCTGCAATTTTTAAACGGGATGGCGGGAGTTGCCAAGGATAATAACCAAACCGAACTAAACAGCAAACTGATTGCACAGGTAACGGATTACGAAAGTAAATTCAGCAGTATTTTAAAGCGGTAG
- a CDS encoding circularly permuted type 2 ATP-grasp protein: MQESAYFDKYSPINGVWDEMYGEDSQIRDHYRKVIEYISRESADDLNKKEELAKRLFMSQGITFTVYNSGEGIEKIFPFDIIPRIITASEWAFVEKGIKQRLTALNLFLKDVYNNQFIVKDGIVPIDIIYSCPHFLREMHQLQVPYDIYIHISGIDLIRDHDGTFYVLEDNLRTPSGVSYMLENREITKRLFPDLLPQCGVRSVTEYPTILYKNLLALSPRQINNPTIVLLSPGIYNSAYFEHTTLARLMGVELVEGRDLVVHNHKVYMKTTTGLQQVDVIYRRVDDDYLDPLVFNPGSMLGVAGIMGAYRKGNVAIVNAIGNGVADDKAVYTYVPDMIRYYLNEEPILKNVPTLQLGNRDEREYVFKNMNTMVIKKTNGSGGYGMLMGHAATEQEIEDYKIEVLKDPRNFIAQPTISLSAAPCYMQGSLQPRRIDLRPYALYGPDGIEIVPGGLTRVALKEGSLVVNSSQGGGSKDTWVLA; the protein is encoded by the coding sequence ATGCAGGAATCAGCTTATTTTGATAAATATTCCCCAATTAATGGCGTTTGGGATGAAATGTACGGTGAAGATTCTCAAATAAGGGATCATTATCGCAAGGTTATTGAATATATTTCAAGAGAATCTGCCGATGATCTGAACAAGAAGGAAGAATTGGCCAAAAGGCTTTTTATGAGCCAGGGTATTACTTTTACGGTTTACAATAGCGGCGAGGGAATTGAAAAGATATTCCCCTTTGATATTATCCCCCGCATCATCACCGCGAGCGAGTGGGCTTTTGTGGAGAAAGGCATCAAGCAGCGTTTAACCGCGCTCAATTTGTTTCTTAAAGATGTTTACAATAACCAGTTCATCGTAAAGGATGGCATAGTACCTATTGATATTATTTACTCATGCCCACACTTTTTGCGCGAGATGCACCAGTTGCAGGTACCTTATGATATTTATATCCATATCTCAGGCATCGATCTGATCCGTGATCACGACGGTACTTTTTATGTATTGGAAGATAACCTGCGCACACCATCTGGCGTGAGCTATATGCTGGAGAACCGCGAGATCACCAAACGTTTATTCCCCGATCTGCTGCCGCAATGCGGGGTGCGCAGCGTTACAGAATATCCAACCATATTGTATAAAAACCTGCTGGCATTATCGCCAAGGCAAATAAACAACCCTACAATTGTGTTACTCAGTCCGGGTATATACAACTCGGCTTATTTTGAGCATACCACGCTGGCCCGTTTAATGGGTGTTGAACTGGTTGAAGGGCGCGACCTGGTGGTGCATAACCACAAAGTATACATGAAAACCACCACCGGCTTACAGCAGGTTGATGTTATATATCGTAGGGTTGATGATGATTACCTCGATCCGCTGGTGTTTAACCCGGGCAGTATGCTGGGTGTAGCAGGCATAATGGGTGCATACCGTAAAGGTAATGTGGCTATTGTAAACGCGATTGGCAATGGCGTTGCCGATGATAAGGCGGTTTACACTTATGTACCGGATATGATCAGGTATTATCTGAACGAAGAACCTATCCTTAAAAACGTGCCAACATTGCAACTGGGCAACCGTGATGAACGTGAATATGTCTTCAAAAACATGAACACAATGGTAATTAAAAAAACCAATGGCAGTGGTGGCTACGGCATGCTGATGGGTCACGCGGCAACGGAGCAGGAAATTGAGGATTACAAAATTGAGGTATTAAAGGACCCCCGCAATTTCATCGCGCAACCAACTATCAGTTTGTCGGCAGCACCATGCTATATGCAGGGTTCATTACAACCACGAAGGATTGATCTGAGGCCATACGCCTTATACGGACCGGATGGTATTGAAATAGTACCGGGCGGTTTAACACGGGTGGCCCTTAAAGAAGGATCGCTGGTGGTGAACAGTTCACAAGGCGGTGGCAGTAAGGATACGTGGGTGTTGGCGTAG